Part of the bacterium genome is shown below.
TGGAGGTAGTTTAAATTGTGTAGGGATACGAGGCGTCCGGCGAGGTGCTCGCCGGCGAGGAAGAGGTGGCGGAGGTACGCGCGGCTGAAGCGGCGGCAAGTGTAGCAATCGCAACCTTCGTCCAGGGGACGCTCGTCGTCGCGGTACGACGATTGGCGTACGTTGGCGCGGCCTTCGGCGACGAGCGCGGTCCCGTGCCGTCCTTCCCGCGTCGGCACGACGCAGTCGAACATATCGACGCCCGCGGCGACCGCCTGCGCGATGTCTCCGGGGCGCCCCACGCCCATGAGGTAGCGTATTCTATCCGGGGGGAGTAACGAGGCCGTGAAGGCCGCGTACTCGGCGGTCTGGGTCGGTTCCTCGCCGACCGAAAGGCCGCCGGCGGCGTAGCCGAAGAAGTCCATCGCGACGAGGTCGGCCGCGCTGCGCTCGCGCAGGTCTTTGAAGAGCGCCCCCTGGACGATGCCCAGTAGCCTTTGCGAGGGCGAGCCGTGCGCCTCGCGGCAGCGCGCCGCCCACGCCGTCGTGAGGGCAACCGCTTTTTCGGCCTCTTGGCGGCTGGTGGGATACGAGGTACAATAGTCGAAGGCCATTATGAGGTCCGCGCCCAGTTGCTCCTGGATGTCGGTCGCGACCTCGGGCGTGAGCCGGAGCAGCCGGCCGTCGACGTGGGAGCGGAACGTCACGCCGTCGTCGTCTACGTCGCGCAGCGGCGCGAGGGAGTGAATTTGGAAGCCGCCCGAGTCCGTGAGGATGGCGCCGGGCCACGACATGAATCGGTGGAGGCCGCCCAGCGCCGCCACGACCTCCGCGCCCGGGCGTACGTATAGGTGGTAGCCGTTCGCGACCAAGATGCTCGTCCCGGCGGCCTCCAGTTCTTCCGGCGCAAGGAGTTTGACCGCCGCCTGGGTGGCCACCGGCATAAAGGCGGGGGTTTTTACGACGCCGTGGGGGGTCGTCAGGAGGCCGGCGCGGCCCGTCGGGCCGGCGGCTTC
Proteins encoded:
- the tgt gene encoding tRNA guanosine(34) transglycosylase Tgt gives rise to the protein MSDSFSFEVEAAGPTGRAGLLTTPHGVVKTPAFMPVATQAAVKLLAPEELEAAGTSILVANGYHLYVRPGAEVVAALGGLHRFMSWPGAILTDSGGFQIHSLAPLRDVDDDGVTFRSHVDGRLLRLTPEVATDIQEQLGADLIMAFDYCTSYPTSRQEAEKAVALTTAWAARCREAHGSPSQRLLGIVQGALFKDLRERSAADLVAMDFFGYAAGGLSVGEEPTQTAEYAAFTASLLPPDRIRYLMGVGRPGDIAQAVAAGVDMFDCVVPTREGRHGTALVAEGRANVRQSSYRDDERPLDEGCDCYTCRRFSRAYLRHLFLAGEHLAGRLVSLHNLNYLHRFVASLREKILQENN